One genomic window of Parasteatoda tepidariorum isolate YZ-2023 chromosome 9, CAS_Ptep_4.0, whole genome shotgun sequence includes the following:
- the LOC107452844 gene encoding protein fem-1 homolog B-like: MIAMAESKDSLRRRVYYAARDGMSITLYALLSNVVPQSSVQHYLNEAVEDEGQKCTPLLIAALNGHINVIRMMLHRFQPDIEQDGTVQIDGYVIEGATALWCAASAGHFNVVKYLLSRGADVNHATKSKSTPLRAACFDGRLDVIQYLVDKGADIHMANKYDNTCLMLAAYRGRIDVVTYLLTKKADPDAQTQCGATALHFAADHGHVDIVKKLLKHGAKITRNKMGLTPLLQAAERTKAEVVEYFIKKSWCDKQEAVEALELLGASFANDKDFYSLEKAYYYMHWALSERENHPDLYCPKVLSSPIVAYDNHIECQTLTELEAIKNNSNALHMESLVIRERILGSNNHEVPHPIVFRGALFADVGRFDRCVDLWLHALNLRYTHNVSVRKDLLRFAQVFAQMIHIGEEVQFNKIYPVLDITLAELKRNSKLLNSSTEGSPDCVLEELEDDIYTTLYLLVITTKLMKNLSSDEEFKIFKLVYEINQLNLTTSDGSTLLHLAVNVDTIVDEFHTKYVCKFPCASTARMLIQCGADVDAVDKAGNTPLHIIVAYQKPITDFMTLHSIITKLLDAGSHIDRVNNNGESPFDAVLTGVAEIILKTQHQLNLKCMAARAVKKYNLNYKGIVPFTLASFTDMHGPPKKKKIK; this comes from the coding sequence ATGATAGCTATGGCAGAGAGTAAAGACTCCCTTAGACGTCGAGTTTATTATGCTGCACGAGATGGCATGTCAATTACTTTGTATGCATTGCTTTCTAATGTAGTACCTCAAAGTTCAGtgcaacattatttaaatgaggCTGTTGAAGATGAAGGTCAAAAATGCACTCCTTTATTAATAGCTGCTCTTAATGGCCATATAAATGTAATAAGGATGATGTTACATCGCTTTCAACCCGACATTGAGCAGGATGGAACTGTACAAATTGATGGTTATGTTATTGAAGGAGCTACTGCTTTATGGTGTGCTGCATCAGCTGGACATTTCAATGTCGTGAAATATTTGCTGTCTCGTGGTGCTGATGTTAATCACGCCACGAAATCAAAATCAACTCCCCTACGAGCTGCTTGTTTCGATGGAAGATTAGATGTCATCCAATATTTGGTTGATAAAGGGGCAGACATACATATGGCAAACAAATACGACAACACATGCCTGATGCTCGCTGCCTACCGTGGTCGCATTGATGTTGTAACGTATCTCTTAACCAAAAAAGCAGATCCTGATGCTCAAACACAATGTGGTGCAACAGCTCTCCATTTTGCTGCTGATCATGGGCATGTTGATattgtgaaaaaacttttaaaacatggcGCAAAAATTACTAGAAATAAAATGGGGCTGACTCCCTTGCTTCAAGCTGCTGAAAGGACTAAAGCTGAAGTGgttgaatatttcattaaaaaatcatggTGTGATAAACAGGAAGCCGTTGAGGCGCTTGAACTCTTAGGTGCTTCTTTCGCTAATGATAAAGACTTCTATAGCTTGGAAAAAGCTTATTACTACATGCACTGGGCTTTATCGGAAAGGGAAAATCATCCTGACTTATATTGCCCTAAGGTCTTATCATCTCCCATAGTAGCTTATGACAATCATATAGAATGCCAAACTTTAACTGAATTAgaagctataaaaaataatagcaatgcTCTTCACATGGAATCGTTGGTTATTCGGGAAAGAATATTAGGCTCCAATAACCATGAAGTTCCCCATCCCATAGTTTTCCGAGGTGCCTTATTTGCTGATGTAGGTCGTTTCGATAGGTGTGTTGATCTCTGGCTGCATGCCTTGAATTTGAGGTATACACACAATGTATCTGTGAGAAAAGATCTTCTAAGATTTGCTCAAGTATTTGCACAAATGATACATATCGGTGAAGAAGtgcaatttaacaaaatttatcctGTGCTTGACATCACACTTGCAGAACTAAAGCGGAATAGTAAGTTACTGAATTCAAGTACAGAAGGATCCCCAGATTGTGTTCTCGAAGAATTGGAGGACGACATTTATACCACCCTTTACTTATTAGTTATTACCACtaaacttatgaaaaatttgtcttctgatgaagaatttaaaatattcaaactagTTTATGAAATCAACCAACTAAACTTAACTACAAGCGATGGCTCTACGTTGTTGCATTTAGCTGTTAACGTTGATACCATTGTTGATGAGTTTCACACTAAATATGTCTGTAAGTTCCCGTGTGCATCAACTGCAAGAATGCTCATACAGTGTGGTGCTGATGTTGATGCTGTTGATAAAGCAGGAAATACACCTCTACACATTATAGTTGCTTATCAAAAACCTATCACGGATTTTATGACATTGCATTCAATAATTACAAAGCTTCTCGATGCAGGGTCGCATATTGATCGTGTAAATAATAATGGTGAATCTCCGTTTGATGCAGTTTTGACGGGTgttgctgaaattattttaaaaacgcaaCACCAATTGAACCTAAAATGTATGGCTGCAAGAGCTGTTAAAAAGTATAATCTGAATTATAAAGGTATTGTTCCTTTCACATTAGCTTCTTTTACTGATATGCATGGTcctccaaagaaaaaaaaaattaaatga